Proteins from one Psilocybe cubensis strain MGC-MH-2018 chromosome 11, whole genome shotgun sequence genomic window:
- a CDS encoding putative secreted glycosidase (putative secreted glycosidase ARB_07629) gives MRFSSLCSLLCLLVFSQSPGSFAATDYTSLVNLFIGTASSGNAFPGSAIPHAMAKVGIDVSTTPRQAGYKSGNASITGISLMHDEGTGGNAAGGYGIFPLFPLNNCSFLSCPVGITFRAALRAAGKDAASPGYFTTTFTNGIQIETTSTRRAGLIRFTFPTSGTNFLVADLTNDLGRSFQGGSISIAPSGRVKLGGTFLQSYGPSNYTAFACYDFVQPSAPSSLTQFGTYASSTKAPASIFVTSGNTSLNYPYSSSTNPIQAGGLFAFNSSSVTVRFGVSFISANQACSNAESEVPTWDWNAVQQASKSKWQDVLSRVATNVASENPTIVQLLYSSLYRASLVPANMTNENPYWTSAYPFYDSLFCSWDTFRTVHPLLSLLSPFEWAEIVNAYVDGWRNTGYIPECRSNTKAGYVQGGSDGMPILGDFAVKYGGRASQLGVPINDLYQALVDTAENTPPDWYTVGRQNTAWKTFGYIPTDWVDPSGSTGLPTREASRAFEYAVGDFAVRQAAKALNKTSGDITKYTNRSMNFVNHWDPSVTSNGFSGFAQRRYPNGTFAFSPPDACSPVDPTPHSCARGTDNNVGFYESSSWEMSFFAPHSMSTIIRLMGGNSVFINRTDTYFSKGYFQAGNEPSFQIPWAYHYANRPDLTALRVRQVVYGNYNTGTGGIPGNDDSGAMAALLIFHLLGLYPVPASRQLLLSTPFLSSYTLHNGLLGTDTTVTVSGFDPATLVKAPPTGSRLYVQSVTIKGKASSSVCWIQFDDLVGGGQIVITVGATPRTDGCGSASNSLPSSLESGGF, from the exons ATGCGTTTCAGTTCACTATGCTCTTTGTTATGCCTTCTCGTGTTCAGCCAATCTCCGGGTTCATTTGCAGCAACAGACTACACTTCACTCGTTAATTTGTTTATCGGGACAGCTTCAAGCGGAAATGCATTTCCTG GCTCCGCAATTCCTCATGCTATGGCCAAG GTTGGAATCGATGTTAGCACCACTCCGCGCCAGGCAGGCTATAAATCTGGGAACGCTTCAATCACAGGGATATCTTTGATGCACGATGAAGGCACCGGCGGGAATGCCGCAGGAGGATACGGAATATTTCCATTGTTTCCTTTAAACAATTGCTCTTTTCTATCATGTCCAGTAGGAATAACATTCCGTGCTGCGCTTCGAGCAGCTGGCAAAGATG CTGCATCTCCTGGATATTTTACGACAACTTTTACAAACGGGATACAAATAGAAACAACGTCCACCAGAAGAGCAGGCCTAATCCGGTTCACTTTTCCGACGAGCGGTACAAATTTCCTAGTAGCAGATCTTACCAACGATTTAGGACGCTCTTTCCAAGgcggatccatctcaattGCACCAAGTGGCAGGGTCAAGCTTGGCGGTACATTTCTACAG AGTTACGGTCCAAGTAATTATACGGCGTTTGCCTGTTACGACTTTGTGCAGCCTTCCGCACCTTCTTCTCTCACGCAATTCGGCACGTATGCTTCTTCGACCAAAGCGCCAGCCTCAATATTCGTAACGTCAGGAAACACATCACTGAATTATCCCTATAGTTCGAGTACAAATCCTATCCAGGCGGGCGGTCTGTTCGCTTTCAACTCGTCTTCAGTGACCGTTCGTTTCGGAGTTTCTTTCATTAGCGCTAACCAGGCGTGCTCAAACGCGGAGTCAGAAGTACCGACTTGGGATTGGAATGCCGTCCAACAAGCCTCCAAATCCAAGTGGCAGGATGTTCTCAGTAGAGTCGCAACGAACGTGGCATCTGAAAATCCCACTATCGTACAACTTTTGTATTCATCG CTCTATCGCGCATCATTAGTTCCTGCGAATATGACTAACGAGAACCCTTACTGGACTTCAGCGTACCCGTTCTATGATTCTCTCTTTTG CTCATGGGACACATTCCGCACAGTCCAtccccttctttctcttctctcccCATTTGAATGGGCCGAAATAGTTAATGCCTACGTAGATGGATGGCGCAACACAG GATACATTCCTGAATGTCGATCTAATACTAAAGC TGGATATGTGCAAGGAGGATCCGACGGAATGCCGATTCTGGGAGACTTTGCTGTCAAGTACGGAGGCCGTGCTTCTCAGCTAGGAGTTCCCATAAACGATCTCTACCAAGCGCTTGTCGACACCGCTGAAAACACT CCACCTGACTGGTATACAG TTGGTCGCCAGAATACTGCCTGGAAAACTTTTGGGTACATCCCCACGGATTGGGTTGATCCTTCGGGATCGACTGGGTTGCCCACGCGAGAAGCCTCTCGGGCATTTGAG TATGCAGTGGGAGACTTTGCAGTACGGCAAGCAGCTAAAGCCTTGAATAAAACATCGGGAGATATAACGAAATACACCAACCGCTCCATGAACTTTGTGAATCATTGGGATCCTAGCGTGACGAGCAACGGATTTTCAGGATTCGCCCAGCGAAGGTACCCT AATGGGACTTTTGCGTTTAGCCCTCCTGACGCGTGTTCGCCCGTGGACCCTACACCTCACTCATGTGCCAGAGGGACTGATAATAACGTTGGCTTCTATGAAT CTTCCTCGTGGGAGATGAGCTTCTTTGCTCCACATTCCATGTCCACCATCATTCGGCTTATGGGAGGAAATTCTGTGTTCATCAACAGAAC GGACACTTACTTCTCTAAAGGTTATTTCCAAGCTGGCAATGAACCATCCTTCCAAATCCCTTGGGCATACCACTACGCAAACCGCCCGGATCTCACGGCTCTCCGCGTAAGGCAAGTAGTCTATGGGAACTACAACACTGGGACGGGAGG TATACCAGGCAATGACGACTCGGGGGCAATGGCAGCGCTTCTTATCTTCCACCTCCTCGGTTTGTACCCAGTTCCTGCATCTCGCCAGTTGCTGCTCTCGACGCCGTTTTTATCCTCGTATACTTTGCACAACGGCCTCCTCGGCACTGACACGACTGTCACCGTTTCCGGCTTTGACCCGGCCACGCTTGTCAAGGCTCCTCCTACAGGAAGCCGGTTGTATGTGCAGAGCGTCACTATCAAAGGCAAGGCGAGCAGTTCTGTGTGCTGGATCCAGTTCGACGATCTCGTTGGAGGTGGTCAGATCGTGATCACGGTGGGCGCCACTCCACGAACAGATGGCTGTGGGTCGGCGTCGAATTCTTTACCTTCGTCTCTTGAAAGTGGAGGGTTCTAA
- a CDS encoding putative xyloglucan-specific endo-beta-1,4-glucanase A — MFSKKLLVFLSLVPFIFAAPIDELNKRQSIDTSSHCGQWDSVTAGQYSLLLDQWGTSGATSGSDCASLTSLSGTTVAWKTTWKWTGGNGVKSFTNIQLNNGLNKQLSAIKSIPATWKWSQSSTGTVVADVAYDLFTSTTAGGSNVNEIMIWLANYNAGPISAVYNSDGTPKAVASNISLGGQTWNLYKGSNGANEVFSFLPANGGTITSFSADLNTFLKYLTANQGVSTSQFLKTAQGGTEATSGSATLTTSAFSLVIN; from the exons ATGTTCTCGAAGAAATTGCTGGTCTTCCTCAGCCTTGTCCCATTCATCTTCGCCGCACCAATCGACGAGCTCAACAAGAGGCAGTCGATTGACACGTCGTCGCATTGTG GTCAATGGGACAGCGTGACAGCAGGACAATACTCTTTGCTCCTTGACCAGTGGGGTACTTCGGGTGCAACCTCTGGTTCAGATTGCGCTTCGCTCACTTCTTTGAGCGGAACCACAGTCGCATGGAAGACCACTTGGAAATGGACTGGCGGAAATGGCGTTAAGAGTTTCACCAACATACAACTTAACAATGGATTGAACAAACAGCTCTCTGCTATTAAAAGCATTCCC GCTACCTGGAAGTGGTCTCAGTCTTCTACGGGGACTGTAGTTGCAGATGTAGCTTATGATTTGTTCACTTCTACAACTGCTGGAGGAAGCAACGTCAACGAAATCATGATTTGGCTTGCCAACTACAATGCAGGCCCAATATCGGCCGTTTACAACTCTGACGGTACCCCCAAAGCCGTGGCAAGCAACATTTCTCTTGGTGGACAAACATG GAATCTTTACAAGGGATCAAATGGTGCCAATGAAGTCTTTTCGTTCCTACCTGCCAACGGCGGCACGATCACGAGCTTTAGCGCCGACTTGAATACTTTCCTCAAG TACCTTACTGCCAACCAAGGTGTCAGCACATCTCAATTTTTGAAGACGGCTCAGGGAGGAACAGAAGCTACCTCGGGCTCTGCCACTCTCACAAC CTCTGCCTTTAGCTTGGTTATCAATTAA
- a CDS encoding Glutathione S-transferase-like protein ustS, producing MPTDIILYDIRTALSVPTSPNTWKVRLVLNYKKLQYRTEWCSTTAIEATCKPLGIPPTGIKPDGTPHFTLPAIIDRTDPSHPIYLSDSLPIIEYLENTYPSAPGRELFPAHTKAFQSIFNNFVMPALFLSLQELGISALYNAKLPGDKTDFEARILARTGKHWKSLEKQGAEREAAFSKLKGTLTMLKTACDKSGEGEYLTDGQVSFADLALCAWFITIKTTSKNDIWARIVTWDDGKWARYVHSFQEWMTVI from the exons ATGCCAACAGATATAATTTTGTATGATATACGCACCGCTTTATCTGTGCCTACCTCTCCCAATACCTGGAAAGTCAG GCTAGTGCTCAACTACAAAAAACTCCAATATCGGACAGAGTGGTGCTCAACCACAGCCATAGAAGCGACATGCAAACCTCTCGGCATACCGCCGACAGGAATTAAGCCAGATGGAACGCCGCATTTCACTCTACCAGCAATCATCGATCGAACGGACCCTTCACACCCTATCTACCTGTCCGATTCCTTGCCAATAATCGAGTATCTAGAAAATACGTATCCTTCTGCGCCCGGAAGAGAGCTCTTCCCCGCCCACACCAAGGCGTTCCAGTCGATTTTCAACAACTTTGTTATGCCCGCTCTGTTCCTTTCGCTTCAAGAATTGGGAATATCCGCTTTGTACAATGCTAAACTACCAGGCGACAAAACAGATTTTGAGGCAAGGATCTTAGCGCGCACGGGGAAACACTGGAAATCACTGGAGAAGCAAGGTGCCGAACGCGAAGCCGCCTTCAGTAAATTGAAGGGGACGCTCACTATGCTCAAAACTGCCTGCGACAAATCTGGGGAAGGCGAGTATTTGACGGATGGCCAAGTGTCGTTTGCGGACTTGGCGCTTTGTGCATGGTTTATCACGATCAAGACGACCAGCAAGAACGATATCTGGGCCCGTATCGTTACTTGGGATGACGGTAAATGGGCAAGATACGTCCATAGTTTCCAAGAATGGATGACTGTTATTTAA